In the Chroococcidiopsis sp. SAG 2025 genome, one interval contains:
- a CDS encoding polysaccharide biosynthesis tyrosine autokinase, with protein sequence MEQKYALLPTIFYRRRLPALATFISVMLGALVYLIFAPRTYEAEARLMLDGKQLSLAGETGRDLTQESARLDSNPVATQAELALSQKVLRQAIYEAYTANNRNSNAEPPTVEELRKQLKVKTVPATSILEIKYSNKDPLIAAKLLNALTEAMINEDTAVIRREAGSARQFLAVEVPKKRAQLAQVEATLSQYKQSQGIVSIADDQGRDNAQTTSIVESLAQIEEQERTTLAQLQEVKARNSSLEQVTDSSTLKNTYATVRSGQNEQLQALRTQLVELEAKVASAQSKYKADSPPLLNLIEERDAARALYQQKIGSETGNPAASTPNAATDKLSQDLATQLITGEVEASALEGRLAAIRRDRATLQERLNQLPIREQGLAALVRQRQEAVTSLEFLQRKLEEARIAEAQKVSNLRPVDLAEPPRLPTWPNPAIVLVLATVAGGTLALGTVLLQEGLDGTLRNATEAGSLVEVPIMGVLPVISPEVRGKEYADALMQEPAILESYRSLLRSSEFAANEDIKVIVVSSALSGEGKSLVSSYLAAVAATLSRRTLLIDADLRCPTQHKLFKLAAKPGLAEVAQGKLALAEAVQTTGIDKLKVLCSGRPRSHPSELFESRQIQQVIAAAATQYDLIVIDTPPVTSCVDAVSLCSNGEKLLLVARPSFTQRDIFTQAVAELRAKRVEILGVAVNGIDPQIDKYYRYAFQSYKTLTNVS encoded by the coding sequence ATGGAACAGAAATACGCGCTTTTACCGACAATTTTTTATCGGCGGCGCTTGCCCGCTTTAGCCACCTTCATCTCAGTGATGCTTGGTGCGCTGGTCTATCTTATATTTGCCCCCAGGACTTACGAAGCAGAAGCGCGGCTAATGCTTGATGGCAAACAATTGAGCCTAGCTGGGGAAACAGGACGCGATTTGACTCAAGAATCAGCCCGACTTGACTCCAACCCAGTCGCTACCCAAGCGGAACTCGCCCTTTCCCAAAAGGTTTTACGTCAAGCAATTTACGAAGCGTATACGGCAAATAATCGCAATAGTAACGCAGAACCACCAACGGTAGAAGAACTCAGAAAGCAGTTAAAAGTTAAAACCGTCCCGGCGACTAGCATCCTGGAAATTAAATACAGCAACAAAGACCCCTTAATCGCGGCTAAACTGCTCAATGCTTTAACAGAAGCCATGATTAACGAGGATACGGCAGTGATTCGGCGCGAGGCTGGCTCGGCACGGCAATTCTTAGCAGTAGAAGTTCCGAAAAAACGCGCCCAGCTTGCCCAAGTAGAAGCAACGCTATCGCAGTACAAGCAGTCGCAGGGAATTGTCTCGATCGCCGACGACCAAGGACGGGACAACGCCCAGACAACGAGTATAGTCGAAAGTCTAGCCCAGATAGAAGAACAGGAACGCACCACGCTTGCCCAACTGCAAGAAGTCAAGGCACGTAATAGTTCGCTAGAACAAGTGACAGATAGCAGCACCTTAAAAAATACCTACGCCACCGTTCGCAGCGGGCAAAACGAGCAACTGCAAGCACTCCGCACGCAATTAGTAGAGTTGGAAGCAAAAGTTGCTAGCGCTCAATCGAAATATAAAGCCGACAGCCCACCACTGCTGAATTTAATAGAAGAACGGGATGCAGCCCGCGCCCTCTATCAGCAAAAGATCGGTAGCGAGACTGGCAACCCAGCAGCTAGCACTCCTAACGCCGCTACTGACAAGTTAAGCCAAGATCTTGCCACGCAATTAATTACTGGAGAAGTTGAGGCTTCAGCATTAGAAGGTAGACTCGCAGCAATTCGTCGCGATCGCGCTACCCTTCAAGAACGCCTGAACCAACTGCCAATCCGCGAACAAGGATTAGCCGCCTTGGTACGGCAACGCCAAGAAGCAGTCACCTCCCTAGAGTTTTTACAGCGCAAGTTAGAAGAAGCACGGATTGCCGAAGCGCAAAAAGTCAGCAACCTGCGTCCGGTTGACCTTGCCGAGCCGCCCAGATTACCGACCTGGCCCAATCCGGCGATCGTTTTGGTACTTGCCACCGTAGCTGGAGGTACGCTAGCCCTCGGGACTGTGCTGTTACAAGAAGGACTCGACGGCACGCTACGCAATGCTACAGAAGCAGGCAGTCTAGTCGAAGTTCCCATCATGGGGGTGCTGCCTGTCATCTCACCAGAAGTCAGGGGCAAAGAATACGCTGATGCTTTAATGCAAGAGCCAGCGATTCTAGAATCCTATCGCAGCCTGCTGAGATCCTCAGAATTTGCTGCCAACGAGGATATTAAAGTTATCGTCGTCAGCAGCGCTCTGTCTGGTGAAGGCAAATCTTTAGTGTCTTCCTACCTTGCCGCAGTCGCCGCCACCCTATCGCGCCGCACCTTACTCATTGATGCCGACTTGCGTTGTCCGACACAACACAAACTATTTAAACTTGCTGCCAAACCAGGTCTTGCAGAAGTGGCGCAGGGTAAGCTAGCTTTGGCAGAAGCCGTTCAAACTACGGGTATTGACAAATTAAAAGTTCTATGCAGCGGCAGACCTCGCAGCCATCCTTCGGAATTATTTGAATCCAGGCAGATTCAGCAAGTTATCGCTGCTGCTGCGACTCAATACGACCTGATTGTCATTGACACTCCCCCCGTGACGAGTTGCGTCGATGCCGTGAGCTTGTGCAGCAACGGCGAAAAACTGCTCCTAGTTGCCCGTCCGAGCTTTACTCAAAGGGATATCTTCACGCAAGCAGTAGCAGAACTCAGGGCGAAACGAGTCGAGATCTTGGGAGTTGCCGTCAACGGGATCGATCCTCAAATCGATAAGTATTACCGTTATGCTTTCCAAAGTTACAAGACTCTAACCAATGTCTCCTAG